In one window of Episyrphus balteatus chromosome 3, idEpiBalt1.1, whole genome shotgun sequence DNA:
- the LOC129915011 gene encoding larval cuticle protein A3A-like gives MAFKIVVFLACVMVAHGGLLGAGILQPTILTKTLEPADAHPKYQFSYQVNDPHTGDLKSQEEARDGDVVKGSYALLDADGLIRVVQYTSDGINGFNAVVTRTPSGKQAVPVIKTIQPTIIKSIPSLIQAPIAKIGLGPLGLIH, from the exons ATGGCTTTTAAA ATTGTTGTCTTCTTGGCTTGTGTGATGGTTGCCCATGGTGGTTTGCTGGGTGCTGGAATCCTGCAACCAACAATTCTAACAAAAACACTAGAGCCAGCTGATGCTCATCCCAAATACCAATTTAGCTACCAAGTAAATGATCCCCATACTGGTGATTTGAAGAGCCAAGAGGAGGCCCGTGATGGTGATGTTGTGAAAGGTTCTTATGCCCTCCTTGACGCTGATGGTTTGATCAGAGTGGTCCAGTACACTTCGGATGGAATAAACGGATTCAACGCTGTTGTGACAAGAACTCCATCGGGAAAACAAGCTGTTCCAGTGATCAAAACAATTCAACCCACTATTATTAAGAGCATACCTTCCCTAATTCAAGCCCCAATTGCCAAAATTGGACTAGGACCTTTAGGTTTAATCCATTGA
- the LOC129917022 gene encoding larval cuticle protein A2B-like: MVAHGGLLAGGILQPTILTKTLEPADTIPKYTFSYQVNDPTTGDIKSQEESRDGDIVKGSYALVDPDGLLRVVQYTSDGINGFNAVVSRTPSGIKIPVVKTIQPALIKTIPSIIQSPISRISSLGLGSLGLIQH; encoded by the coding sequence ATGGTGGCCCATGGTGGTTTGCTGGCTGGTGGTATCCTGCAACCAACAATCTTAACAAAGACACTGGAACCTGCCGATACTATACCCAAATACACATTCAGCTACCAAGTAAACGATCCCACAACTGGCGATATTAAGAGTCAAGAGGAATCCCGTGATGGAGATATTGTAAAGGGTTCATATGCCTTGGTTGATCCTGATGGTTTGTTGAGAGTGGTTCAGTACACTTCTGATGGAATAAATGGATTCAATGCTGTAGTCTCGAGAACTCCTTCAGGCATCAAGATCCCTGTTGTAAAGACTATTCAACCAGCTCTCATTAAGACTATTCCTTCAATTATTCAATCACCAATCTCAAGAATCTCATCTCTTGGACTTGGATCATTAGGTTTGATCCAACATTAA
- the LOC129915012 gene encoding cuticle protein 7-like has product MAFKFVLIVACIATVSAGTGILLPSQFTIAKTIPVQYQSSLYHHIPRKYDYDSHPQYKYGYNIQDIASGDSKSQVETRNGDKVNGEYSLLDADGFKRIVKYTSDSINGFNAFVTRIPIQGSHNVKALVSLPKLVTSKPTEVPYVSASAQEIDYEPVVEGAYAVSPIVRAVPVAYPLSKSH; this is encoded by the exons ATGGCATTCAAA TTTGTATTGATTGTTGCGTGTATTGCTACTGTAAGTGCCGGAACTGGAATTTTGCTACCAAGTCAATTTACTATCGCTAAAACAATTCCGGTGCAGTATCAGTCTTCTTTATATCACCACATCCCCCGGAAATATGACTACGATTCACATCCACAATACAAATATGGCTATAACATTCAAGACATCGCCTCTGGAGATTCAAAAAGCCAAGTAGAAACACGAAACGGAGACAAAGTAAATGGTGAATACTCGCTGCTTGATGCCGATGGATTTAAGAGAATAGTTAAATACACATCTGATTCGATTAATGGATTCAATGCATTTGTAACTCGGATTCCAATTCAAGGAAGTCATAATGTCAAGGCCTTAGTTTCTCTTCCTAAACTAGTCACATCAAAGCCAACAGAAGTGCCATATGTTAGCGCATCAGCTCAAGAGATTGATTACGAACCTGTTGTTGAAGGGGCTTATGCTGTAAGTCCAATTGTTAGAGCTGTCCCAGTTGCATATCCTTTATCTAAAAGTCATTAG
- the LOC129916527 gene encoding uncharacterized protein LOC129916527 produces the protein MGLRLLMGLFFIVISEAGFVQDNQNIFYGHSGAIQSDPVSYQSFVNYDSKFSTSDHNFVDSHKQSSKPKSTSLFKPADYADQAAYKEEVESAHRFALTNRHNNSDAAYVEAYNEALKAQRKAESAEIESTSYISHLLQYKFGLNSEQSRVTKSKDLGKGEYYLAGNHDLRQKVQYVSAPGYKFNGNGVVHR, from the exons ATGGGTCTCAGA ttattaatgggtttattttttattgtgatCTCGGAAGCTGGATTTGTTCAAGACAACCAAAATATCTTCTACGGACATTCAGGAGCTATTCAATCTGATCCAGTTTCTTACCAGTCTTTTGTTAATTACGATTCAAAATTCTCAACTTCCGATCATAATTTTGTTGATTCCCACAAACAATCATCAAAACCGAAGTCAACAAGTCTATTCAAACCGGCTGATTATGCTGATCAAGCTGCTTACAAAGAAGAAGTCGAGAGTGCCCATCGATTTGCCTTGACCAATAGACACAACAATAGCGATGCCGCCTATGTGGAAGCATACAATGAGGCTTTGAAAGCTCAAAGAAAAGCCGAATCAGCTGAAATCGAATCGACTAGTTACATTTCACATTTGCTACAATACAAATTCGGATTAAATTCGGAACAATCGCGGGTAACGAAGAGCAAAGATTTAGGCAAAGGAGAATACTATTTGGCTGGAAATCATGACCTTAGACAAAAAGTTCAATATGTTTCGGCTCCGGGGTATAAATTCAATGGTAATGGAGTTGTGCACCGATAA
- the LOC129916969 gene encoding larval cuticle protein A3A-like, whose translation MACIHKSIIFFGFIAVAHGVGVVLQGPSIYQPQLLTKQVETVDLRPQYTFSYDVKDPSTGDIKNQIESRDGDIVKGSYSLLDSDGLTRLVQYTSDGVNGFNAVVTRTGTKQILAAPAPTLIKSIPLLQQPTLIKSIPSILQGPSIIRSQGLPLLGGLGLPSLVQSPQLSYGSPYSGAYSSSSLIRSPPSIGLVSKY comes from the exons ATGGCTTGCATCCATAAA tccATTATTTTCTTCGGTTTTATTGCGGTAGCCCATGGAGTGGGAGTTGTATTGCAAGGACCAAGCATCTATCAACCACAATTGCTGACCAAACAAGTTGAAACCGTTGATCTCAGGCCACAATATACTTTCAGCTATGACGTCAAAGATCCCTCAACTGGTGACATCAAGAACCAAATAGAATCACGAGATGGTGACATCGTTAAGGGTTCATATTCTTTATTGGATAGTGATGGTTTGACTAGACTCGTTCAATACACTTCAGATGGTGTTAATGGATTTAATGCCGTTGTAACACGAACGGGAACCAAACAGATCTTAGCTGCTCCAGCTCCTACTTTGATCAAGAGTATTCCTCTTCTTCAACAACCAACTTTGATCAAATCAATTCCAAGCATCCTTCAAGGACCTTCTATCATTAGGTCACAAGGTCTTCCTCTTCTAGGTGGCCTTGGCCTTCCATCTCTTGTGCAATCTCCTCAACTGTCGTATGGTTCACCATATTCTGGGGCATACTCAAGTAGCAGTTTGATAAGGTCACCACCATCAATAGGATTGGTCTCAAAGTATTAA